From Oncorhynchus keta strain PuntledgeMale-10-30-2019 chromosome 25, Oket_V2, whole genome shotgun sequence, one genomic window encodes:
- the mmab gene encoding corrinoid adenosyltransferase — translation MVSMITKPSHLRCILTRTSKCLAVTWTKTSFGSERSYASKTDGESRIPKIYTKTGDKGFSSTYTGERRPKEDHVFEALGTTDELSSAIGLAREFCIDKGHTFTDQLDKIQCVLQDVGSNIATPQSSAREIHIKKTKFSSQPVADLEGWIDEFTEKLPPLTNFILPSGGKSSAALHIARTVCRRAERSVSPIVRSGEADPDVAKYLNRLSDYLFTVARYTAMKEGNEETIYKRPE, via the exons ATGGTTTCAATGATTACCAAACCATCTCACCTACGTTGTATCCTGACAAGGACTAGCAAATGTTTAGCTGTGACTTGGACAAAGACATCATTTGGATCAGAAAGAAG TTATGCCTCCAAAACTGATGGCGAAAGCAGGATCCCCAAAATATACACAAAAACTGGTGATAAAG GTTTCTCTAGCACTTACACTGGAGAGAGAAGACCCAAGGAAGATCATGTGTTTGAAGCATTGGGAACAACGGATGAGTTGTCATCAGCGATAGG CTTGGCCAGGGAGTTTTGTATCGACAAAGGCCATACATTCACAGATCAACTGGACAAG ATTCAGTGTGTCTTACAAGATGTGGGATCCAACATTGCCACACCTCAGTCATCTGCACGAGAAATTCATATAA AAAAAACTAAGTTCAGTTCCCAACCCGTGGCAGACCTTGAAGGCTGGATTGATGAGTTCACAGAGAAGCTTCCACCACTGACAAACTTCATATTACCT TCTGGAGGAAAGAGCAGTGCGGCCCTCCACATAGCACGGACAGTGTGTCGCCGAGCAGAACGCAG TGTTTCCCCTATTGTGCGGTCAGGTGAGGCCGATCCTGATGTTGCCAAATATTTGAACAG ATTGAGCGACTACCTGTTCACAGTGGCCAGGTACACAGCCATGAAAGAAGGCAACGAGGAGACGATCTACAAAAGACCCGAGTGA